The DNA sequence GCTACGCTTATCTTGATGAGCTTTTGCATTGATTTGTCGAAAAGTGGAAATGCGAACGTAGGAGTGATTCTTGATCTCGATACGCCTCTTGGGAAGATGTGCAAGGCTTGCATGACGATGGCAGTCGAGGATAGGAACTCCAACCGCGATCACAACACCACCGTGATGATCGTGCCTCACTTCAGGGACTCGAGGGGCGATGTCGTTGCTGCAGCTTCTGCTGGTGATGCTGTTATGCTATTCAACTTGTGATATTAAACAGTTTggattaaggaaaaaaaaaggactaattttgtttagttttttttttccttgcaGCTAACAATTTGGTGAAGAACGCGCGTGTGATGGCGATACTCGGGCCACAGAAGTCCACTCAGGCGGACCTCGTGATGGATATTGGCGACAGGGAGAGAGTTCCGGTCATATCTCCAGCAACGAGGCCGTCTTCTTCTCAAGTTAAAGCAATCGCAGCACTACTTAAAGCTTTTGGTTGGAGGGAAGTTGTGATTGTGTatgaaaataccaaatttgGGAGTGGATTATTACCACATTTGACAGCAAAGCTACAAGAAAACAATGTTGTTGTCTCAAACATGAGCTGTATATCACCTTATGCTGATGATGATCAAGTTCTTGATGAACTCTATGCCTTGAGGGGGATGCGGACGAGGGTCTTGATCGTGCACATGCCTCCAGATCTCGCGTCTCGCTTCTTCCAAATGGCGAAAGAAGTTGGGATGATGAGTGAAGGGTATGCTTGGTTGATTTCTGATCCGTTAACCAGTTTTCTGAGCTCTGTGGATTCGGTCGCTATTGAAGCGATGCAGGGTGTACTAGGCGTGAAGGCTTACGTTCCACGATCCGAGAAGTTTAGGCGATTCGCTAAGAGGCTTCATGCGGAGAATCCGGATATGGACAGAACAGAACTCAATGTTTTCGGATTGTGGGCTTATGACAGCATGACAGCCTTAGGACAAGCTATCGAGCGAGTTAAAGGAAATTCATCACTTGCTCGTGTGCTCAGAAACTTTGCCTCGAAAGGGTTGAGTGGCGATTTTAGCATAACCAACGGGGAGTTGCAGCCGTCTGCGTTTGAGGTAGTGAATGTGATTGGAAAAGTGGACAACACTGTTGGATTTTGGACTGAGAAATATGGGATTTCAAAGGATGTGAGGTTGGATGGTGATGAGGCGGTTTACTCAACGGAAAAGGAGAATCTTCGAGGCATCTTGTGGCCGGGGCAAACGAGCAACGTGCCTAAAGGTTGGGAGATTCCAGCAAGTGGGAAGAAGTTGAGAGTTGGAGTTCCTGTCAGAAAGGGATTCAATGAGTACATCAAGGTTGAAAGGAATCAAGAAACTAATGCTGTTGAAGCAACTGGTTTCTGCATTGATGTTTTTGAAGAAGTCATCAGATCATTGCCTTATCCTGTTCCATTTGAGTATATTCCTTTGGAGACCACGGATGCATGGAGTGTCGAATATTACGATGAACTCGTTTATCAAATATATCTCGATGTAAGCAAGCGTTGTTTAGTCATGATTTTTTTCCGTTGATCACATGTTCATTGAAGTACTTATCCTTGTGTCAATGACAGAGATACGATGCTGTTGTGGGAGACGTGACCATTTTAGCGAACAGAACAAAGTACGTCGATTTCACCGTCCCTTACACAGAATCAGGTATCGCCACTGTCGTCCCAATCAAGGGTAATGAGAGGAAGAGCGCTTGGATATTCATGAAACCTTTAACAACCGGCCTATGGCTGACCATTGGGGCATCTTTCGTCTTCATTGGATGTGTTGTGTGGGTTCTTGAGCATCGTGTAAATGAACATTTCCAAGGCCCACCTGGGAAGCAAGTCGGGATGATCTTCTGGTTCTCCTTCTCAACACTTGTTTATGCACATAGTAAGTGATACATATAGTCTTTACGGAGATGGAACATTTTAGAACTATCTTAAATATGAGAACCATCAGTTGGTAGTACAAAATATATCCGTATTGATATGTTTTGTGTTGCCAACTGATATCGGTCCCCAATACTTACTCAAATACCATATTTTGTCATGTCTTAACTAGTTTAAAGTTTTGAACTACTATTATGACAGGGGAGAAAGTGAAGAGCAACCTAACTAGATTTGTGGTGATTGTATGGGTGTTCGTGGTGCTTGTTTTGTCGTCGAGTTACACCGCAAACTTGGCATCCATGCTAACGATACAGCAGCTCAAGTCGACCGATATGATCAAGAAAAGCGATTACGTTGGCTTCCATACTGGCTTCTTGACCCGCGGATTCTCCAACGGTATAATACTAGGCGACTACAACTCCAGAAAGTATACCTCGTTTGAGGAATACGACGAGGCCTTGTCCAAAGGTAGCAAACATGGAGGCGTAGCCGCCATTGTTGATGAAATCGCGTATCTCAGGCTCTTCCTCAGCAAGTACTGCCACAAGTACACCATGATTGATCCGAAACACCTCAGGACTTCTGGTTTTGCATTTGTAAGTAGTCTGTCTTAGGCCCTTCTTGGTATAATGGAATGAAAACGCAAagaaatttttgtttcatttcacATTTATTCCATTTCATCATACCAAGAAGGGCATTAGTACTTTGTCGCATACTCTCACTAAAATCTTACACGACAGGTGTTTAGAAAGGGTTCGCCACTAGTCCCCGATTTTTCAACAGTTATATTGAATCTCAAGGAGAATGGGAAGATCGATACAATCACAAGAAGATGGCTTGGGCCAGAAGGCTGCTCGGGTGATGGCTTGGAAAGCCTTGATTTGGATCGTTTTACGGGCTTATTTCTCATTGTAGGGCTAGCATCATCAACAGCTTTAGCAATATTCTTCTCCATATTTCTCTATCGGAATCAGCATATATTAGCCTCCCCGGGTTCGATCAAGGAAAAGCTTCGCGATCTTGCTAGAGAATTTATGGTTAAGGAAAAAGATGATACATCAAAGCATTCACAAACTAGTGGAGAAATGGCTTTAGCATAAGGTCCATCAATGCACAAGGAAGATTCATAGGTATTTGTTGAGTTTGTTTATGTTTCAACTCTGCAGTTGCTGGATTCATCAAGATTATGTTAAAATGCAACGGCTGCAGATATAGCACccaatttaatagtagtagaaaTGGAGAGGtgtattctttttcttattttttttcctttggaaTTCTCTACTTTctatgtatattttatttattttagtatatttatctaaaaatatctttatttttgtacCACAAAAGTCTTGATATTCTTAATTAGGaaaaaaacattcaatcaAAATTAGGAATATGGGTGGGTAAAAGTATCGAAATACCAATATACTAACTTCTCGTATcggaaaaaatattgtaaacactaaATTTTCGATAAGATATGATAcgttattcaaatattttggtaggATTACCGTATAAACTTTcatataccgcggtatactgTCGCATActgacattttattatatatggtAAATTACAACACCGTACACATACCAAcatcaatataatatttatatattatctaaatttaaatattatgtaataGAATTTTCTAGAATTAGGTATTAGAATATCAGATAATTTTAGTAAAGTATAGAATTATCTAGAATATAGAtattatctaaaaatatatctggatttttatagagaaaaatctaaatttaaaaataaggaagcctataaatatgtgaattgtatCATTTTGTACAAGATGAgaagtttgaaaataaaatgttatttagTTTGCGCATATCACCATCTCCTAATTCTACCAATTATTCTGTCATATATTTCCTACACATCATTACTCTTCCGACATATTTCTCATATTCCAACAATAAGTTTATAGGCATCCTTTGGAAGACCATGTTTCGTGCAATGGTATTCAGTGATGCCTTCTCACAATTCGGCATTTTTAAATAGGACCACAATGTTAATATTACATCCGTGTACtaaattatatacaaaaaataatttatcgaGCAGGGGAGCTCACGTCCAATGGTATTCGCCTTTTCACAATTCGCCATTTTTAAATCGGATCACaatgttaattaatattacattcttgtaataaattacatacaaaaaaataatttatcgaACATCAATTCGGGGAGCTCACGCTGCTTGTTGAGTATAGTGGGAGCTTAGTTTCACGTTGAAAATTAGCCTCAGTctaatttacattatatttaatgtCTTAAGATAATTTTAGATTGTTTTCTTTTAGCATTTCTTGAactattttagttttcaatgAATTTAGATGAACCATtgtcatttaaaaatagaatgtaTATCATTATTCAATTCGTAATTCAGAGTGAAGACTAAAATTGGTCCTAAATTTatggttattttataattttggtccAATATATTACGTTTTGAATTATTGCATCACATAATTTCAACTAGGATCACAATCAGACCAAAATAGATGGATCCGTTAAATATTGACAATCAAcgtattttaatcattttggtgataatttttaattatttgaaaataaaattatttattctaaataaaataagattcatTTTCTTCCTCTCATTTTAAGTGACGGTGAGTGAAAAACGAAGATCACTAGTTCTTGTTGTGACTCGAGTTCGTAATCTATGGAGCGTTCGACCTACAGAGAGGGTACGGGACCAGGTCCGGTGAGATTGGCGGGCGATGTGACCTTCGGCTCGTCTTGCAATTGCAAGAAACTTGCTTCGTCCCGAATCGTCAAAAGCCATGGCAAATCTAAAAGGGAGGCTCTACTTTGGTTTTGGGAGAAAAGAGTGCACTTTTTTTAAGTGGTGCTCACCAATCGAGCCAATTGAAGAAGACAGCGGTGTGGACATTGCCGAGGCTGGGCGAGACGGGTCTGCTGCAAGATAAATGGTGATGATGTGATTCTTGTTTCAGTTTCTCTGTTTGTGACGGCACAGAGTGTCAAGAGCATGATAATCGACTaacaatttgaatatttgttcaaatcaattttgttttagcACGTTGTCGATTTTATTGACTTAATATGTTGATTATTTCCAATTATATTTCAACAGTATCTTCAAATCTAACATAACACATACATTATCAGAAGAATAACGCATCATTTACATATTAAAGAGCATCGgacaaatcaaattttgtgttttatcgCAATCcctttctaaaaatgaaaatgttgttCTATGTGTCTCCCGATACGTGTCCACTTTGACTCGACACactttttaagaaatatgcTCACAAAGGCAACACAATTGATTTCGGAGGATAGAATTGCAACAGAAGTGTAAAAgaaagtgtgttgaaaaattAGTGACATGatgtcttacttttatatattagttttataatagaatgtgagtgaaattGGATTAGCAGAATGTGTGGtctattactaaaaatagtaaaagtgaagtaaGATAATTAATatgggacagaccaaaatgaaaaacggAAACATAATAATAGGAGATGGAGGGAgcactatttctattttattatcactCATATCCCTAGTAATCAACTATACATTATTTTAGATTGTCCTACGGAAAGTGATtgatttttcttctataaaggagtaacattataattttattttattctctcattatctatcatattctttttttcttacatatttaattctCTTCCTTTAActcaataaatatcattttcttaaattttgtgttgaaaaaatttgatcttttgtAACATTATCTCTCAACATTTAACATATTCCTTTtgtctctctatttttttcctttttgggagtCGCATtttaaatgacacatttctaaaaCTAGAAACATAagtctctctatttttttctcttttttactttattttttccacttaactcataaaacaacactattatataaaatccCGTATCAAAATAGAATTGCTTCACTTAGagtggaacggaggaagtataacaatattgtagaaattattatgcatgtagaaaatactccctccgtcgctTTGTAGTAGAGaaatttcttttcagcacgagatttaagaaaaattgttttaaatgaattaagtataaatagaataaagtagaaatgaaaaagatagagagataaagaaagagtaaagtatttttttaccaagaaaaaataactcaGCTATAATcaaacaatccaaaaaggaatacgactcaaccaATATTGACTGAGACAGAATTATGCAAACCAAAAAAACGGATTATCGGAGGAAGAGAACATTATTTACCCCTCTaaagaatattatattattaaattaaaaccttaaattttaaaataataatattactcctatatacgtacaaatatacaataatatGATGAAAAATAGGCCAAAGTGGCATTGATTTTTGTAGGTGGCAGCCTTTGCCCCATTTGACTGCAACTTTCATAATCTTTATTATATCAACAATTGTTGCTTCTGTATTTTCCAATGTTGAACCTCACATGTCTTTGATATCTCCTTTTGCTTCAATCGACAAATACATACAAACACTATGCTAGACCCCAGCCTGTCGACTGTCCCTCCACATTCTTCATCCATTTTTGATTTTCCAATTATCTAATCtaatctactttatttatataagagtattattctttttcatgtGATTGCAAACATTTCTTATTAGTGATTGTGATGGAGGCACATGCCTAGATTGCATATTATATATGGTTCAAATCTATTCTAATTTTAACTCATTTTGGCATGTCAATACAACACAAAATGTGACCGTTACAAATGAtgctttttttaaataaaaatgtacagtaatctttttatagataatactacctccgtctcccaaaatttactacactttgacccgacacggattttaagaaatgtaatggaaagtgagttgaaaaagttggtgggatgtggccctatttttaaagtattagttttataataaaatgtgagtaagaatgagttaatggaatatggggcccactaccaaaaatggtaaaaatgaagtgtattaaattttcagggacggaccgaaatggtaacatgtatcaaattttcagggacagaggtagtatcaTAGtactagtaggagtattacgtacaaattttagtagtagaccacatgaattttcatacaaaatttattaaataagagATATACTTAATAAAAGTAGTTCGTAGCATTATTAGaggaaaataaatacaagtgttaatagataaatattttttcagttctactataattattctttcttattttattctatatttattatagtaattttttttaaaatctcatgctaaaaaaaatacccCATGTGTTTCATATATCAATAGAAGTGATTCATTTCCTGCACTtgtttttctataatttattattattttttctaaaatgagtttagaaaatgaaacacCTCTGTTAAAATAGAACGCAGAGAGTATCTCACTTTGCGCCGGGATAGATGCTAATTTTAGTGAACGACACAgaatagaaagaataaaaataaattttctcgACTGACATAATAGTATTAGCTATACAAAATCTTGTTCCAGAAAAATcactttaaataaaatggaaagaatatttaattattatgagCAGATTGCACAAAACGATAGAAAAAACGGACAAAGAATCTGTTGTACCTGGCTAAGCTcattatgaattatattttcaaaaacaaaaacaaaatatatatatacaaacaaTACATCCTAAAAGAAGATACCCTTCACATTACATCACAACACCCAAAATAGAAGATACAAAttccattaaaatttataaaaaaataaaaataaaataaaattgagtatcatcattcatcaaacctaatttcttaaaattccaaaaaaagatTTACAGACAGGAAACATGCCTTAGAAGCAAAACCACTGTGCACTAATTAATCCCACGCCAGCTCAGCTCAGCTCAGAAGCCGACACCAGCCGCGCCGACTCCCATCGCGTGCGGCTCCAGCTTCCTCACCGCGTTCTTCCAGAAGCACGACTCCGGCGCCAGCTTCCCCGCCGCCGTCCTCATCGGCTCCGACTTGCACCTCGTCAGCACGAACGGCTCGCACGCCGCCAGCTTCCGCTCTATCATCGACgccatcgccgccgccgccggcaGCGAGCACGACGACCTCGGCGGCTGCGGCTCGGCGCTCAAATTCGGCTTGGCTTTGGAATCGACGCTGAGCCGCCTCTTCACCACCGGCTCCCTCGCCGCCCTCCGCGGCCGCTCCGGCAGCCATTTCGTGAAGTCGGTGCTGCACACCCATGTCTCTCTAGAAACTTCCATCGATAGCTTCGGCTCGCACATCATCAGTAGCAAACATTCCGGCAATAACGCCTCCTCTTTCCCTTTCTTCTCCgcttcttttttctccttatttccatcctcatcctcatcctcatccatGTCGTTGTTCAGTACAGCATTCAACTCTATTTCttcgttttcttcttcttcatcgtTCTCTTTAATTACAACACTAAACCCTTCCCTTTCGTGTTTTTCCTCGTCGTCGTTATCTTTTATTACATCACTAAATTCCATCTTTTCATGTTCTTCGCTTTCGCCTTCTCTGCTTTGAACTTCTTCATTGGGTTCAGTAACAGCAGAAAGAGGGCTTTCCTCGACTTGAGCAGTGCAGCAGCAGTCTTCATACTGTTCTGCATTTTCCTGGTCGAGGAGAGCCTCGAAAGACGACATATTCGACTCGACCTCTTCTTCGCTGCTGACGACGCCTTCCTTTAATTCATCCCCTTTCTCTTCCGATTCCGAAGCGTTTTCcccaatttcttcaatttcaacaTTTCCTACCAAATGCAGCTTATCATTTTCGTCGTCGCCGTCTAAATCGTTTAAGCGGTTAGCGAGAGCTGCCATTTTCATTGGATCAGATCTGCACCGCATCAGCAAGAGCGCATTTGGCGGCGGAATGCAAATGCCGACCGCCGCCGTTTCCTCTTTCACCTCAAAATCCTCGAAAACGTGCCTTCTCGAAGCTCTAATCGAGACTCTCCTCTCTTCATTTCCTTCTTCGTCTCCGTCTCCGTCTCCGACCACGAGCTCGATCTCCCGCTCCGCCACGAGCCAGCGCGCGAGCACGGCCCCGCAGCCGTGCTCGCTCCGCTTATTCTCGCTCTTTTCCCTTGCTGGAGAGCAAGAGCTCCGGCAAGGGAAGAGGCAGCTGAATTCGGCGCCGAAGCTCCGCAAAGCCTCGCAGATCGAGATCGGGAGATGCACCCATCTCTGATTCCGATGACTCTCCTGTGGCggctgcggcggcggcggagggtcGATTTTTCTGAAACTGAGATCTTCGGCGGCGGCGCTACGGCGGCGGGAGAGGGAGCGGGAGGGGAGGGGTTgtaatttcttcttcttcttcttggattTGACGCGGACTTGGCCGATGCAGGTGACTTTGGGGGAGGAGGGCTCGGGGTTGTCGAAGCCGCGCTTCTTGGGGGTGGGGAAGAAGGGGGAGGCGTGGCCGGATTTGAGGCTGCCGTTGGGGCGGAGGCGGCGGCTGAGGGAGGAGGAGAGGGCGGGGGGGCCGTCGCGGGCGGGGCGGGCGGGGCTGAGGAGGGATTTGGAGAGCTTCATAGAGGAAGAGGAGAAGGTGAGGAAATGGGGTCTGTCTGTGTCCATTTGCTCTACTAATTCTTGATTttagtgtgtgttttttttttactgcgCTAGTGTTTTGGTGGCGAATGGGTGTTGATGTAAAAGTTACGAATGGTGGGGGTAATGAGAGGGAGAGTGGGGAATGCTGATAAAGCTGTGTTTTGTATTTGTGGCGATCATGCAGTAGAAAGAGGTGGATTTACTTCACTTTCACTTGTATTATGGATTTATTACGTAAGAGCATATCCGATTCGGATGctaaacagaaaaaaaaactgcCCCGCACGGATAACCCAAGCAAAACGGTGGATCGGGTCGTTGTTGGCGATGGAATTCCCCTCTAGGCCAATTTCCCATGGGGGGTCGTCTCCCTTTGCGGACTCCCCCCCCCGCGGAGACTCCCGTTTTCCCTTTCGGCGGGAATCCCTTTTCCCAGTGTGTTTGGGCCCCGATTCGACACCCGGATAAACCCCAAAGGGCGACGAAATCTCGGGCCGCGACAAGCGGAGGCTTCGGGTGGAAGCCCCCGAAACCCCCCTTAAAGGGAAAGAAGGGGGAAAAAACCCCCGGCGTCGCCCTTGGGGCCCCCCGGGTTCGATGAAAAGGGCCCGAAGCGGGTAAGGAAAACCCTCGAAAGGGTCGGGATCCGGCTGCGGGCGGACACGTCCGGGGCCGGGGGGAAACAGTTTCGGGGGGAGATCATATTCGGGAGCGGATTGCCGCAAAATACGGGAACCAAAGGCGCACCGTGAAGGCCCAAGGGGCCATATTAAATAGATAGAATAACAATTTATATGgtcaaaagataataatgaCAGTTGCGATAATTTAATTGGAAGGAAAGGCTTTATTGCCAAAACAATGCACATGGGCAGTTGAAAGTGACGAGGTGAGCAAGAAGAGTCCAAGAAGTCACGTGACACGAGTCTATTAACCATGAACTAATTTCGGACAAGGACGAATCTATCAATCCCACGCTCCTTTCCATTCTTGCATGCCACAGCCCAGCTACGGACTGCTGAATTCATCGTCACGCGCTTCGTGACGCGAGTTGGTCTCCCCCTCTCTCAAAACATAAAGCCGCTATGATGAAACCAGCCCCTACCGCACGGACCATAGAAAGCCGCGCAGCATCAGCGCGTGAACGGCTACagattaatttgaaaatgattacattaatttattaaaaatcagaaaatgtGGTTAAATTTGTAGCAGTCcctcaattttaaaaattgttaagtTGATATCTTTAGCGATTATTCTATGGTGAAGTATTTAAGTCTTTACGCGTAGTATATTGTAGTATATTGTTGGTGTGGCGCATACGTGTCTCAAATTCATAAGAGATTCAAGGATCAAAACCCAAAGTTTAGTTGTTACATCAAGTATGATTTCACCCGATTCAAGGTGCGGGGGTCAATTGCGGTAAATGttaaattcatgatttttttttgatagTTGATATTTAAGCTGTAAACTTTTTGATCAATAGTTATGTACACTTTCCTACGTATTCTACTAGTAACGGATTCAGAATACAAAATGTGTGGAATGAAACACCATAAAAAGGTTGGTGTTGGTGTCGGAATGCAGGAGGGATGCGATGGACATCACTCACAATGGATAAGAGAGGAAGAACGGAAGCAATTCAAGcaaacttcaaatttaaattggtTGGGACAGAAACTGTCCTACCATGAGAGTTTGCACCAGTCTTAAAGTcgaatttaatgaaatttttcgATACTTATATACTAGAGATGGAATCGGTCTCCCTTTGAATTTGGAGCCCACCTGAAATGGTCATTGTGTCCAACtgttaatttttaatgcaatGGTCGTAGCATTTGGATGTGACACAAAAGGTGCCAATTGTGGTTAAGAATGGATTGGAGACACTATTAAAGATGATAAGTAAAATGATAGTGGTGGGTCAATGTGATTACTTTGTACGAGTTTGACCATATTGATACACAACATGACAAATTAGAGAATCCaattaaagtgaaaataatactaaagaaaaaaagaccttttttttcctttttgtgaGACCATCTCCTAATAATCTGCGCCAAAAGATCCATCCATGCaaacatggagtattattttatatttcgtCCATTTTACTTCCGGGTAAtgataaacaatcaaattttgtacaaccaaaataaggtaatattaatatttgatgtattaattatatattaaaatcataaatatagtaagtggataagttaaaaagacttattagcatttaacctcatttttatttttatatttgaattttctttctattatttttaaattttgaattaaagtatgcactaaataaaattaatggttccaaaaaattaaaaaaatatatacataaatcataaatatatgaccataatattatacactttccatgtactatatatgtatccatatattttaataaaatgcataaataaacctatttttatacaaataaactagtttttggttgtacaaaatttggttacATAGATTTGTTGTTTCCTAAAACATACTCAATTTACTTTTGGACT is a window from the Salvia hispanica cultivar TCC Black 2014 chromosome 1, UniMelb_Shisp_WGS_1.0, whole genome shotgun sequence genome containing:
- the LOC125202748 gene encoding glutamate receptor 2.9-like; the protein is MKPLTTGLWLTIGASFVFIGCVVWVLEHRVNEHFQGPPGKQVGMIFWFSFSTLVYAHREKVKSNLTRFVVIVWVFVVLVLSSSYTANLASMLTIQQLKSTDMIKKSDYVGFHTGFLTRGFSNGIILGDYNSRKYTSFEEYDEALSKGSKHGGVAAIVDEIAYLRLFLSKYCHKYTMIDPKHLRTSGFAFVFRKGSPLVPDFSTVILNLKENGKIDTITRRWLGPEGCSGDGLESLDLDRFTGLFLIVGLASSTALAIFFSIFLYRNQHILASPGSIKEKLRDLAREFMVKEKDDTSKHSQTSGEMALA
- the LOC125189182 gene encoding glutamate receptor 2.3-like, producing MESSRLCCFATLILMSFCIDLSKSGNANVGVILDLDTPLGKMCKACMTMAVEDRNSNRDHNTTVMIVPHFRDSRGDVVAAASAANNLVKNARVMAILGPQKSTQADLVMDIGDRERVPVISPATRPSSSQVKAIAALLKAFGWREVVIVYENTKFGSGLLPHLTAKLQENNVVVSNMSCISPYADDDQVLDELYALRGMRTRVLIVHMPPDLASRFFQMAKEVGMMSEGYAWLISDPLTSFLSSVDSVAIEAMQGVLGVKAYVPRSEKFRRFAKRLHAENPDMDRTELNVFGLWAYDSMTALGQAIERVKGNSSLARVLRNFASKGLSGDFSITNGELQPSAFEVVNVIGKVDNTVGFWTEKYGISKDVRLDGDEAVYSTEKENLRGILWPGQTSNVPKGWEIPASGKKLRVGVPVRKGFNEYIKVERNQETNAVEATGFCIDVFEEVIRSLPYPVPFEYIPLETTDAWSVEYYDELVYQIYLDVSKRCLVMIFFR